In Plasmodium vinckei vinckei genome assembly, chromosome: PVVCY_01, one DNA window encodes the following:
- a CDS encoding palmitoyltransferase DHHC2, putative, whose product MTHKYMQISHGQPEKKRGGSIFIFIVFFILSFIYIGYTGIVLRSWFIPYRSGSLTIAIAFHIFFFLFLLSFIKCASTDPGKVPRNWGFYVGDDVKRRRYCKICNVWKPDRTHHCSACNRCVLNMDHHCPWINNCVGFYNRRFFMQLLFYGLICLFMVAAQTFHYIFIDNINAYMDNGFQETNSFVALEYTYASIVLFLTFVLIFALVPFTKFHLKLISKNSTTIENMDIYHQDYNIYNVGCEDNAKQVFGNNILCWMCPCQCISNRPAGDGVRWRVSISQGTNI is encoded by the exons atgacacataaatatatgcagaTATCACACGGGCAACCAGAAAAGAAAAGAGGTGGTTcgatatttatatttattgtcttttttatattat catttatatacattggATATACAGGAATCGTTTTGCGATCATGGTTTATTCCATATAGAAGTGGTTCATTGACAATAGCCATTGCTTTccatatctttttttttttatttttactaagttttataaaa TGTGCATCAACGGATCCAGGAAAAGTTCCAAGGAATTGGGGGTTTTATGTTGGTGATGATGTaaaaagaagaagataTTGTAAAATTTGCAATGTATGGAAACCAGATAGAACACATCATTGTTCAGCTTGTAATAGATGTGTATTAAATATGGATCATCATTGTCCATGGATAAATAATTGTGTTGGATTTTATAACAGAAGATTTTTTATGCAGTTATTGTTTTATGGattaatttgtttgtttATGGTTGCTGCTCAAACTTtccattatatatttatagataatattaatgcatatatggATAACGGATTTCAAGAAACTAATTCTTTTGTAGCTCTTGAATATACCTATGCCTCCATCGTTCTATTTTTAacttttgttttaatttttgctTTAGTCccatttacaaaatttcatttaaaacttatttcaaaaaattcgACAACTATTGAAAATATGGACATATATCATCAAgactataatatttataatgtaGGATGTGAAGATAATGCAAAACAG GTCTTTGGTAATAACATTTTATGTTGGATGTGCCCATGCCAATGCATTTCAAACAGGCCAGCAGGCGATGGAGTTCGTTGGAGAGTCAGCATATCACAAGGAACTAACATTTGA